The following proteins are encoded in a genomic region of Dyadobacter sp. UC 10:
- a CDS encoding RNA polymerase sigma factor, protein MGRILALFSQEAQLVKALKKEDPKAQRQVYDKYSTRMLGLCFRYICDEMVAEDVMIEGFLKVFSKIDQFNSDGSFEGWIRRIMVNESLGHLRKQKRILEDNLSDEANNIPDYAQADQNLDTQELLELIERLPTGYRTVFNLYAIEGYAHIEIAEMLGITESTSKSQLHRARALLQRMVSEWENDFKKKVNYEKASC, encoded by the coding sequence ATGGGGAGAATTTTAGCACTATTTAGCCAGGAAGCACAACTCGTCAAAGCCCTTAAGAAGGAAGATCCTAAGGCGCAGCGACAGGTTTACGATAAATACAGCACTCGCATGCTGGGTTTATGCTTCCGCTATATATGTGATGAAATGGTGGCGGAAGATGTGATGATTGAAGGTTTTTTGAAGGTGTTTTCCAAAATCGATCAGTTTAACAGCGATGGAAGTTTTGAAGGTTGGATCCGCCGGATCATGGTTAACGAATCGCTGGGACATTTGAGGAAACAAAAGCGAATATTGGAGGACAATTTGTCTGACGAGGCAAACAATATACCCGATTACGCACAGGCTGATCAGAATCTGGATACACAAGAGTTGCTGGAATTAATAGAGCGTTTACCGACAGGATACAGAACGGTTTTCAACTTGTATGCGATTGAAGGTTACGCGCATATTGAAATTGCAGAAATGTTGGGAATCACTGAAAGTACATCCAAATCGCAATTACATCGGGCGCGCGCGTTGTTACAGAGAATGGTTTCTGAGTGGGAAAATGATTTTAAAAAAAAAGTGAACTATGAAAAAGCATCCTGTTGA
- the murI gene encoding glutamate racemase encodes MLDSSAPIGIFDSGIGGMTVASAVTRLLPLENTIYFGDTAHLPYGDKSTAAIQAYSIKICNMLLQQNCKLILIACNSASAAAYELVREYVGSKAKVLNVIDPVVDYIKEHYDGKTIGLIGTKQTVSSNVYKKKVDAIGKNIYLKSLATPLLAPMIEEGFFDNNISESIVSSYLSDPTLSGIEALILGCTHYPLIKKQIDKFYEEQIEILDTSEIVAHSLRAWLEQHYLVNEKGNGNRQFYVSDYTLSFEQSTSIFFGRQIQLEHYPLWE; translated from the coding sequence ATGCTCGACTCTTCTGCACCGATTGGGATTTTTGACAGTGGTATCGGTGGTATGACCGTCGCAAGTGCCGTTACGCGACTTTTACCATTGGAAAACACAATTTATTTCGGAGATACCGCTCACCTTCCTTACGGTGATAAATCCACGGCGGCTATTCAGGCATATTCTATCAAGATCTGCAATATGCTTTTGCAGCAAAATTGTAAGCTGATATTAATTGCCTGTAACTCTGCCTCAGCAGCAGCTTATGAATTAGTTCGCGAATATGTAGGCAGCAAGGCCAAAGTTTTGAATGTGATAGATCCTGTTGTCGACTACATTAAGGAGCATTATGACGGAAAAACGATCGGATTGATCGGGACAAAGCAGACGGTTTCATCCAATGTTTACAAAAAGAAGGTTGATGCTATCGGTAAAAACATCTATCTAAAATCGCTGGCCACTCCATTACTCGCGCCGATGATAGAGGAAGGTTTTTTCGATAATAATATCAGTGAAAGCATTGTATCAAGCTATCTTTCAGATCCTACACTTTCCGGCATCGAGGCGCTTATTCTGGGATGCACGCATTATCCGCTTATTAAAAAGCAAATCGACAAGTTTTATGAGGAGCAGATCGAAATTCTGGATACGTCTGAAATTGTCGCACATTCTCTCCGCGCCTGGCTGGAACAGCATTATCTGGTCAACGAAAAAGGAAATGGAAACCGACAGTTTTATGTTTCGGATTATACTTTATCTTTTGAACAATCCACCAGCATATTCTTCGGCCGCCAGATTCAGCTGGAACATTATCCGCTTTGGGAATAG